One Helicoverpa armigera isolate CAAS_96S chromosome 12, ASM3070526v1, whole genome shotgun sequence DNA window includes the following coding sequences:
- the LOC110379188 gene encoding carbonic anhydrase 1 isoform X2, translated as MRSSKMSGPEQISRLRPSQSPLAISLSRCPQWSSLDTLQFKGYWDNEVNGILLNNGSTAYFTFESEVRPILRGGPLIGEYVFEQMHFHWSVDDFSGCEHLLDGQGYAAECHFVHYNSKYESMEAAVGHPDGLAVVGFLLEAVDAPNPRFDRLVEGFERIKKSEHSVRVTSESLSWMDSDDLQEGNYVTYKGSLTTPPYTECVTWIIYEKPVHIGTEQLGLLRQLEGPDSIPIERNVRPTQRHPPGHSVIYVKQVKSKL; from the exons ATGAGGAGCTCTAAGATGTCTGGCC CCGAACAAATATCCCGACTAAGGCCTTCCCAGTCCCCGCTGGCTATCTCGCTAAGCCGGTGCCCACAATGGTCGTCACTAGATACACTGCAGTTCAAAGGATATTGGGACAATGAAGTTAATGGCATACTCCTCAACAATGGTTCTACAG CATACTTCACATTTGAATCTGAGGTCAGACCGATTCTCCGCGGCGGACCCCTCATCGGAGAATACGTATTCGAACAGATGCACTTCCACTGGTCCGTCGATGACTTCTCTGGTTGTGAACACTTATTAGATGGACAAGG ATACGCAGCAGAATGCCATTTCGTCCACTATAACAGTAAATACGAATCTATGGAAGCGGCAGTAGGACATCCTGATGGTCTGGCAGTAGTAGGATTCCTTCTAGAAGCTGTTGATGCTCCAAATCCAAGGTTCGATAGGCTCGTCGAAGGTTTCGAAAGGATCAAGAAAAGTGAACACTCTGTTAGAGTTACCTCAG AATCCCTGTCATGGATGGACAGTGATGACCTACAGGAAGGCAACTACGTGACGTATAAAGGCTCGCTAACAACACCGCCCTACACTGAATGTGTCACCTGGATCATATACGAGAAACCCGTGCATATTGGAACTGAACAG CTCGGTCTACTAAGACAACTGGAAGGTCCCGACAGCATACCGATTGAGCGCAACGTGAGGCCAACGCAGCGGCATCCCCCCGGTCACTCTGTTATCTACGTGAAGCAAGTCAAGTCTAagctttga
- the LOC110379188 gene encoding carbonic anhydrase 1 isoform X1 — MENRIVNFNPMRVKPNKTVTDAEQISRLRPSQSPLAISLSRCPQWSSLDTLQFKGYWDNEVNGILLNNGSTAYFTFESEVRPILRGGPLIGEYVFEQMHFHWSVDDFSGCEHLLDGQGYAAECHFVHYNSKYESMEAAVGHPDGLAVVGFLLEAVDAPNPRFDRLVEGFERIKKSEHSVRVTSESLSWMDSDDLQEGNYVTYKGSLTTPPYTECVTWIIYEKPVHIGTEQLGLLRQLEGPDSIPIERNVRPTQRHPPGHSVIYVKQVKSKL; from the exons ATGGAGAACAGGATAGTGAATTTCAATCCCATGCGCGTGAAGCCTAACAAAACTGTGACAGATg CCGAACAAATATCCCGACTAAGGCCTTCCCAGTCCCCGCTGGCTATCTCGCTAAGCCGGTGCCCACAATGGTCGTCACTAGATACACTGCAGTTCAAAGGATATTGGGACAATGAAGTTAATGGCATACTCCTCAACAATGGTTCTACAG CATACTTCACATTTGAATCTGAGGTCAGACCGATTCTCCGCGGCGGACCCCTCATCGGAGAATACGTATTCGAACAGATGCACTTCCACTGGTCCGTCGATGACTTCTCTGGTTGTGAACACTTATTAGATGGACAAGG ATACGCAGCAGAATGCCATTTCGTCCACTATAACAGTAAATACGAATCTATGGAAGCGGCAGTAGGACATCCTGATGGTCTGGCAGTAGTAGGATTCCTTCTAGAAGCTGTTGATGCTCCAAATCCAAGGTTCGATAGGCTCGTCGAAGGTTTCGAAAGGATCAAGAAAAGTGAACACTCTGTTAGAGTTACCTCAG AATCCCTGTCATGGATGGACAGTGATGACCTACAGGAAGGCAACTACGTGACGTATAAAGGCTCGCTAACAACACCGCCCTACACTGAATGTGTCACCTGGATCATATACGAGAAACCCGTGCATATTGGAACTGAACAG CTCGGTCTACTAAGACAACTGGAAGGTCCCGACAGCATACCGATTGAGCGCAACGTGAGGCCAACGCAGCGGCATCCCCCCGGTCACTCTGTTATCTACGTGAAGCAAGTCAAGTCTAagctttga
- the LOC110379193 gene encoding carbonic anhydrase 6 isoform X1: MYLERIPKITLCCLMFMHIQASGYTAQSQDQTSSRTNTLFDDADDIQRQLDNEARDRIKYGRPKTIWVFHFPTHFPEHNSLIDPTESQMRCPRDVRVRKSNKREEEDDVMTPPLPPFRDWDYNDQAKWPLQFPECGGKSQSPVDLPIAGLIKSRGARALLFQNYDVQAKALTLMNDGKRVILFGEWRIDQRPLIYGGAAHSRRYLFHHLTLHLPAEHTVGGLQYPLETQAFYVSAEYQNMGQALDASPSDPQAFLAVSNLYKYANHTHKGLEDLLASAKQVGWRNGTLCGKSLSFFNPPFKEYACYQGSMTAPPCTESVLWLIRGRTLSVTRSTVEEAQTLLISETEPKHLFFRSTQPLNDRKVYLFK; the protein is encoded by the exons CACAATCACAAGATCAGACAAGTTCAAGAACAAACACACTATTTGACGACGCCGATGATATTCAGAGGCAGCTCGACAATGAAGCCAGGGATAGGATCAAGTATGGACGA CCGAAAACAATATGGGTATTCCATTTTCCCACACATTTTCCTGAGCACAATTCCTTGATAGACCCCACAGAGTCTCAAATGAGATGTCCACGGGATGTA AGAGTTcgtaaaagtaacaaaagagaAGAAGAAGATGACGTGATGACGCCACCGTTGC CACCGTTTCGAGATTGGGACTACAATG ATCAGGCGAAATGGCCCCTACAGTTTCCCGAATGCGGTGGGAAGTCCCAGTCCCCAGTTGACTTGCCTATCGCCGGACTGATCAAGTCGAGAGGAGCGAGGGCTCTGCTCTTCCAGAACTATGATGTACAGGCGAAGGCTTTGACCTTGATGAACGATGGCAAACGAG TAATACTCTTCGGCGAATGGCGAATCGACCAGCGGCCTCTAATCTACGGGGGTGCAGCTCACAGCCGGCGGTACCTCTTCCACCACCTCACATTGCACCTCCCAGCGGAACATACAGTAGGAGGCCTTCAATATCCCCTGGAAACACAAGCGTTCTACGTGTCGGCTGAGTATCAGAATATGGGGCAGGCTTTGGACGCCTCGCCGAGCGACCCTCAGGCTTTTCTTGCGGTCTCTAATTTGTATAAG TATGCAAACCACACACACAAAGGTCTGGAAGACCTTCTGGCATCGGCTAAGCAAGTGGGTTGGCGCAACGGGACCCTTTGCGGCAAGTCCCTGAGTTTCTTCAACCCGCCCTTCAAGGAGTACGCCTGTTACCAAGGATCAATGACCGCTCCGCCGTGCACGGAGTCCGTTCTGTGGCTGATCAGAGGAAGGACCCTGTCTGTCACGAGG AGCACGGTGGAGGAAGCTCAAACACTGTTAATCTCAGAGACTGAACCCAAGCATTTGTTCTTCAGAAGTACGCAACCGTTGAACGACAGAAAAGTTTACCTTTTCAAATAG
- the LOC110379193 gene encoding carbonic anhydrase 6 isoform X2 gives MYLERIPKITLCCLMFMHIQASGYTAQSQDQTSSRTNTLFDDADDIQRQLDNEARDRIKYGRPKTIWRVRKSNKREEEDDVMTPPLPPFRDWDYNDQAKWPLQFPECGGKSQSPVDLPIAGLIKSRGARALLFQNYDVQAKALTLMNDGKRVILFGEWRIDQRPLIYGGAAHSRRYLFHHLTLHLPAEHTVGGLQYPLETQAFYVSAEYQNMGQALDASPSDPQAFLAVSNLYKYANHTHKGLEDLLASAKQVGWRNGTLCGKSLSFFNPPFKEYACYQGSMTAPPCTESVLWLIRGRTLSVTRSTVEEAQTLLISETEPKHLFFRSTQPLNDRKVYLFK, from the exons CACAATCACAAGATCAGACAAGTTCAAGAACAAACACACTATTTGACGACGCCGATGATATTCAGAGGCAGCTCGACAATGAAGCCAGGGATAGGATCAAGTATGGACGA CCGAAAACAATATGG AGAGTTcgtaaaagtaacaaaagagaAGAAGAAGATGACGTGATGACGCCACCGTTGC CACCGTTTCGAGATTGGGACTACAATG ATCAGGCGAAATGGCCCCTACAGTTTCCCGAATGCGGTGGGAAGTCCCAGTCCCCAGTTGACTTGCCTATCGCCGGACTGATCAAGTCGAGAGGAGCGAGGGCTCTGCTCTTCCAGAACTATGATGTACAGGCGAAGGCTTTGACCTTGATGAACGATGGCAAACGAG TAATACTCTTCGGCGAATGGCGAATCGACCAGCGGCCTCTAATCTACGGGGGTGCAGCTCACAGCCGGCGGTACCTCTTCCACCACCTCACATTGCACCTCCCAGCGGAACATACAGTAGGAGGCCTTCAATATCCCCTGGAAACACAAGCGTTCTACGTGTCGGCTGAGTATCAGAATATGGGGCAGGCTTTGGACGCCTCGCCGAGCGACCCTCAGGCTTTTCTTGCGGTCTCTAATTTGTATAAG TATGCAAACCACACACACAAAGGTCTGGAAGACCTTCTGGCATCGGCTAAGCAAGTGGGTTGGCGCAACGGGACCCTTTGCGGCAAGTCCCTGAGTTTCTTCAACCCGCCCTTCAAGGAGTACGCCTGTTACCAAGGATCAATGACCGCTCCGCCGTGCACGGAGTCCGTTCTGTGGCTGATCAGAGGAAGGACCCTGTCTGTCACGAGG AGCACGGTGGAGGAAGCTCAAACACTGTTAATCTCAGAGACTGAACCCAAGCATTTGTTCTTCAGAAGTACGCAACCGTTGAACGACAGAAAAGTTTACCTTTTCAAATAG